Proteins co-encoded in one Microbacterium hydrocarbonoxydans genomic window:
- a CDS encoding PHP domain-containing protein, which translates to MDPVAALLEIASLLERERASRYRAKAFRQAAATLQQLPDDVRSDPTRLRAAKGIGESTFAVIRQAQNGEVPDYLVELRGDVEPERMSALRAKLRGDLHAHTEWSDGTTPISVMAEAARALGHEYQAITDHSPRLRVARGLSAERLREQMPLVRAESGEGFALLAGIEVDVLEDGALDQEDALLGELDIVVASVHSKLRMESRPMTARMLAAVSNPRVNVLGHCTGRLVQGERGTRPESQFDAARVFAACAENGVAVEINSRPERQDPPDDLIAIALQAGCLFSIDSDAHAPGQLSLLDHGAERAERAGVPASRIVTTWGLDRLLAWAS; encoded by the coding sequence ATGGATCCCGTCGCCGCGCTGCTCGAGATCGCCTCGCTCCTGGAGCGCGAGCGCGCATCGCGCTATCGGGCGAAAGCATTCCGGCAGGCAGCGGCGACGCTGCAGCAGCTGCCGGACGATGTGCGTTCCGACCCGACCAGGCTGCGCGCCGCGAAGGGGATCGGAGAGTCGACCTTCGCAGTGATCCGCCAGGCTCAGAACGGCGAGGTTCCCGACTATCTGGTGGAGCTGCGCGGCGACGTGGAGCCGGAGCGCATGTCCGCGCTCAGGGCGAAGCTGCGCGGCGATCTTCATGCCCACACGGAATGGTCCGACGGGACGACGCCGATCAGCGTGATGGCGGAGGCCGCACGTGCGCTCGGCCACGAGTACCAGGCGATCACAGACCACTCACCCCGTCTCCGGGTCGCGCGCGGGCTCTCCGCGGAGCGGTTGCGCGAGCAGATGCCCCTCGTTCGTGCCGAGTCGGGGGAGGGCTTCGCCCTTCTGGCGGGCATCGAGGTGGACGTCCTGGAGGACGGTGCTCTGGATCAGGAAGACGCACTGCTCGGTGAGCTCGACATCGTCGTCGCCTCCGTCCATTCGAAGCTGCGCATGGAGTCTCGTCCGATGACCGCGCGGATGCTCGCCGCCGTGTCGAATCCGCGGGTCAATGTGCTCGGCCACTGCACGGGGCGTCTCGTGCAGGGGGAGCGAGGCACTCGTCCGGAGTCGCAGTTCGATGCCGCGAGGGTCTTCGCGGCATGCGCGGAGAACGGAGTCGCGGTCGAGATCAACTCCCGCCCTGAACGCCAGGATCCACCCGACGACCTGATCGCGATCGCCTTGCAGGCGGGCTGTCTGTTCTCCATCGACTCGGACGCGCATGCGCCGGGACAGCTCTCGCTGCTCGA